A genome region from Balneolaceae bacterium includes the following:
- a CDS encoding YeeE/YedE thiosulfate transporter family protein: MELIEMLRSPWPWYVAGPLIGLIVPLLLLLGGKKFGVSSNLRHTCAACMPGRVKFFDYDWKTEGSWNLVFIAGTVAGGFLAGWLLNNPDPVELSVRTVADLQALGIRDFSGLLPGDLFSWENLLTPTGLIVMVVGGFLVGFGARYAGGCTSGHAISGLADLQLASLMATIGFFVGGLLVTWFVFPLIF, encoded by the coding sequence ATGGAATTGATCGAAATGCTTCGCTCCCCGTGGCCCTGGTATGTGGCCGGTCCGCTGATCGGGTTGATTGTACCGCTGCTCCTCCTGCTGGGCGGCAAGAAATTCGGCGTCTCCTCCAACCTGCGGCATACCTGCGCTGCCTGCATGCCGGGACGTGTAAAATTTTTCGACTACGACTGGAAGACGGAGGGCAGCTGGAACCTGGTTTTCATTGCCGGTACCGTGGCCGGGGGCTTTTTGGCCGGATGGCTGCTGAACAATCCCGATCCGGTTGAACTCTCAGTCCGCACCGTGGCGGATCTGCAAGCCCTGGGCATACGAGACTTCTCGGGCCTGCTGCCCGGCGACCTCTTCAGCTGGGAAAATCTGTTAACGCCCACAGGACTGATTGTGATGGTCGTCGGCGGTTTCCTTGTGGGATTCGGGGCGCGCTATGCCGGGGGCTGCACCTCGGGGCACGCCATAAGCGGACTGGCCGATCTGCAGCTGGCCTCACTGATGGCCACCATCGGCTTTTTTGTCGGGGGGCTCCTTGTTACCTGGTTCGTTTTTCCATTGATATTCTGA
- a CDS encoding DUF6691 family protein: protein MKKYLKYALAGIFFGFVLVKSEVISWFRIQEMFRFDSIHMYGIIGLGILVAMASIQVIKKYNVKDAEGKVISIPPKDESQVTRYLAGGTLFGFGWALTGACPGPLFTLVGAGYGIILVPLASAIFGTWVYGLLRERLPH, encoded by the coding sequence ATGAAAAAATACCTGAAATACGCTCTGGCCGGCATATTCTTCGGTTTTGTGCTTGTAAAATCGGAGGTGATCTCCTGGTTCCGCATTCAGGAGATGTTTCGCTTCGATTCCATCCATATGTACGGTATTATCGGACTGGGAATCCTGGTGGCCATGGCCTCCATCCAGGTGATCAAGAAATACAACGTAAAGGACGCCGAAGGGAAGGTCATCTCCATCCCACCCAAGGACGAGTCGCAGGTGACGCGCTACCTGGCGGGAGGAACCCTCTTCGGTTTCGGATGGGCGCTCACCGGCGCCTGTCCGGGTCCCCTGTTCACCCTGGTCGGGGCGGGCTACGGGATCATTCTGGTGCCTCTGGCCAGCGCCATATTCGGAACCTGGGTCTACGGACTGCTGCGCGAGCGGCTGCCGCATTGA
- a CDS encoding rhodanese-like domain-containing protein, with protein sequence MYFKQIFDKKLAQYAYLIGCQATGEAIVIDPLRDVDLYHELAAEEGLRITAAADTHIHADYVSGLRELAEEGVKVYGSDEGGADWKYEWLMGSEYNYELVTDGDSFTLGNLRLDVVHTPGHTPESVSFLLTDGAAADEPMGILTGDFVFVGDVGRPDLLETAAGQEGAMQPAARELYRSVLAFRDLPEYLQVWPAHGAGSACGKALGAVPESTVGYELRYSPAFQAAGSEQEFVDFILDGQPEPPLYFGRMKKVNREGPPVLGSLPRPVPMGAGEIASADGTVIDTRKAEAFMDGHLPGSLLAPLNINFNTVAGSYADAEKELYLVIGEEDLEEAVRDLVRVGLDRIAGYVTPQELEAWEGGKSRITTGDFTEVTCRADDPKVQVLDVRKATEYAEGHVPGALNIAYTRLADHLDELPRDRELLVHCRSGIRASYAVGLLAREGFRVRWIDDNIENLKP encoded by the coding sequence ATGTACTTTAAACAGATATTCGACAAGAAACTGGCCCAGTACGCCTACCTCATAGGCTGCCAGGCCACCGGCGAAGCCATCGTCATTGATCCCCTGCGGGACGTGGATCTCTACCACGAGCTGGCGGCAGAAGAGGGCCTTCGGATCACCGCAGCCGCCGACACCCACATCCACGCCGACTACGTCTCAGGCCTGCGCGAGCTGGCCGAAGAGGGTGTGAAGGTCTACGGCTCTGACGAGGGGGGAGCCGACTGGAAATACGAGTGGCTGATGGGAAGCGAGTACAACTATGAGCTGGTCACGGATGGAGACTCCTTCACCCTGGGCAATCTGCGCCTGGACGTGGTGCACACGCCCGGGCACACCCCCGAATCGGTCTCCTTCCTGTTAACCGACGGCGCGGCCGCCGACGAACCCATGGGTATTCTCACCGGCGATTTTGTTTTTGTAGGGGACGTGGGACGGCCCGATCTGCTGGAGACGGCGGCCGGACAGGAGGGCGCCATGCAGCCGGCCGCCCGTGAGCTGTACCGTTCGGTGTTGGCCTTCCGTGACCTGCCGGAATACCTGCAGGTGTGGCCGGCCCACGGGGCGGGCAGCGCCTGCGGCAAGGCCCTTGGCGCCGTTCCTGAGTCGACCGTAGGCTACGAACTGCGCTACAGTCCCGCCTTTCAGGCCGCCGGCAGCGAGCAGGAGTTTGTGGACTTCATCCTCGACGGCCAGCCTGAGCCGCCTCTCTACTTTGGACGCATGAAAAAGGTAAACCGGGAGGGTCCACCCGTGCTCGGAAGCCTCCCCCGACCCGTACCTATGGGCGCCGGGGAGATCGCCTCCGCCGATGGGACCGTCATCGACACCCGGAAGGCCGAAGCCTTTATGGACGGCCACCTGCCGGGATCGCTGCTGGCGCCGCTGAACATCAATTTCAACACCGTGGCCGGCTCTTATGCCGACGCAGAGAAGGAGCTCTACCTGGTGATCGGTGAGGAGGACCTCGAGGAGGCCGTGCGCGATCTGGTGCGGGTGGGGCTGGATCGCATCGCAGGCTACGTTACGCCGCAGGAGCTGGAGGCCTGGGAGGGCGGGAAATCCCGTATTACCACCGGCGATTTTACAGAGGTGACATGCCGGGCGGACGACCCCAAAGTGCAGGTGCTGGATGTGCGCAAGGCCACCGAGTACGCTGAGGGCCATGTGCCAGGCGCCTTGAACATCGCCTACACCCGCCTGGCGGACCACCTGGACGAGCTGCCCCGCGACCGCGAACTGCTGGTGCACTGCCGTTCCGGTATACGCGCATCCTACGCTGTCGGCCTGTTGGCGCGGGAGGGCTTCCGCGTACGCTGGATCGACGACAATATTGAAAACCTGAAACCCTGA